The genomic stretch GTATCCAGTTAAGCAGTTCCAAAGAGTGTACCGCCGCAACGTCCATTTTCACTACCACAAATCTCTTCCCACTTGGTCCATCAACCTCGATACGATGGGCACCGATGTCGTCGACGTCGACGTTTATGTACAATCAGGCGTAATCAATGCCCCTCTCTACACGTCCGCCGTGGTATTTCCTGTGCTCGCCTTCATATCATGGACCATCTGCATCCCACCCATGGCCTGGCATTTCCAACAGTCCAACGTAGCCATGGGCTCCTTCATCCTCTGGATCATCCTGCTCAACTTCTTCAACTCCATCAACCCGCTCATCTGGCCCCGCGACAACCTCATCGACTGGTGGGACGGCAGCGTTTGGTGTGACATCCAAGTGCGCCTCCAAGTGAGCTGCGGTGTAGGCCTAGCCGTTTCATCCGCCCTAATTGTGCGCAAGTTGGCTAGGGTCATGGACACGAGCAATATTATTGTATCGAGCAGCCGGACCAGCAAGACTAAAGAGAGGATTTGGGAAGCAGTGTGGTGTTGGGGCGCCCCACTACTTCTGATGGTTTTGTACTATGTTATCCAGCCAACCCGATACATGATTTACGGCATCGTAGGCTGCATAGCCACCTACGATACATCCTGGCCGAGCATAGTGATAATCTTCATCTGGGCACCCATAGCCATGTGCGTCGCTGCTTACTGGGCAGGTACATACCATCTcccttcttcctcttcaaGTTCACTTCTAAACTAACAACATCACAGCTCTCTTAGTCTACCGTCTGTACCGTTACAGACGCGACTTCCACCGCCTGGTCACAGCACGCAACACAACTGCCTCGCGCTTCGTCCGCCTCTTCATCCTCAGCATGGTCGTCATTCTCATCTATCTCGTCTATTCCTTCTACCTCCTCGTCCAAGTCTGCCTTGTAGTCAACGACCCTTACTCATGGTCCACGATCCACGATCCCGCCAGATTCAACACCATCATCCGCGTCCCCATGTACGGCAAAGTCCAAATGGACAAGTGGATTCAAATCGTCACCGGCTTTGTCATCTTTGCCTTGTTCGGCACGGGCGTCGATGCGCATAATCTCTACAAGAGGATGCTTGTTTCCGTTGGCGCGGGCAAGATATGGCCCAGTTTGTACGAAGAGAGCCAGCATGGATCACGAACGCCGAGTATTCTTATCGCAGCGAGGTCTTGGACGGAGAATGTCTCGACCAAGGCAAAGAGTATGCTTTCGTCGTCGTCAAAGATAGATGAGACAAGAGATACGTTTAGTACTTCTACGCGCAACGGCTCTATTGCTCTAGACGCCATCTCGCACTTGCAAAACACAACTACCGAAGACACGCTGGTGCGCCTCAAGCAGAAAGACCCTGCTTCATCGACTGGGCGTCGTTCGTTTTTTAAACGCTGGTTCGCTACTCCGTATCTGAACAGCCCTATCCTACCCCTCTTCTCCCACCGCCACTTCACAACCATCACGGGTCCCGATGCTAGTAGATCGCCAGCTGCAGCAGCATCCTCGTCTTCACCAGGCGTACACACTCAAGCTTGGGCTGCGCAGGGAACCTCGTCTGGTGGACGAGCCAGCGTCGGTAGCGGTGTTCATGTCTTCCAGGAGGTGCATCAGGCGCGTCATGAAAGGTGGGAGAGAGAAAAAGATGGGAGTTCTATCGCTGCGTTAGTGTAAAGGGTGGCATAGTTACGTGGGAGTTCAGTCTCTGGGGGCATAACGAGATGTATAGTGGGCAGGTTCACGGCAGCTACTTCACCCACCAAAATGCTGTGGTTCACACTCGGGTATTTACATATTTTCGGTCTTATTGCCTTGTGTGGGGTTCTTTTTTAATGCAACTGTTTCGTCAAAATCGTATGCTAGTCCTGTCTCTTGATCTCTCTCATGATATGGCACGCTTGATAAGCAGGGGCTTGTGGATGTCTCCTGATGTCCGGAAAGACTGGACATCGGGTATAGAGGTGCCGGAAGGGTTTGCCGGGCGTATTGCGTGACGCATTGGTGACACACGAGGGGTACAGGCCGCGAATACGCAGAACGCGAAACGAAGGTTTACTCACGACCCACGCATACCGTCTAGTTAACATCCTGTCTTGTCGTAAGAGGTGTGAGGCGTTCCATCGGTTAAGACACTAGCGTGAACCACATTGCGTCATCGCACACAAGCACAAGGACTGACATCAGTTACAATATCACATCACACAGCAAATACGCAATTGTCGTGAAGCATTTTTGATTCCGTTATCGCATGTCCACATGGCGACGTATCAGTCAAAGGCAAGCCTCCACAAGAGGTAGCGAGCCGGTGTTAGAGTGACCGTCAGATCGCATGTTCAAAGAAACTCCCGAAGAACCCCAATGTGCTTGTTCAGCAATTGACCAGCATCCATCGCGTTCCGCAACCCAGCACAGTCGTCACCCTCGGAAATGGTAGTTGAAGCTCGCGTGTCGCAATCCGCCATTGATGTAACTTGAGGTCGGAATGCGTGTTGGACAAGTTTGGTGCGAGCCGGCCAGAGGGTCGTGCGTAGAAAACGTCGTTCAATGATCGTTATCGTTCAGAGTTGAGGTGGTGGGTACTGAGATTGAGGGGCGAGTAGTTTATTTGCTGAACACATGTTAGAGTCGGTTTCAAGAAATCAACTAGACAGGATAACTTACGAGCGAGCCCTAGTCTTTCTTCTCTTGCGCTTGAGACGTCGAACGCGCTTCTTCCTCCATTTGGCTCTCATCTTGTCGGCGGCTGTCAGGTGCGGTCAGCGGCTGCAATTGCAATCGACGGAGTTGGCAGGAAGCGCAGAGAACCTCAATAAGCACAACCAGTACTTATCAAAGTGTTGCAAGGCACATTGGGCGCCGTGCAGAATAACTTACATTGCTGAAGAGATGAGTGTCGTGGGTGAGGAAGCAAGAGTTCCAGGAGAGCTCACGAAATAACTAGGTGGGTGCGGGGCTCGCTTAACGAAAGTGGCTTGGCGCCTCAGCCTTGGAACGACGCCAAACTCGATACGCGTCGCGTCACCTTCCCTACGTCAACTCTCACTCGCTCATTCTACAACAGTGGTCTTACCGACGACGTCGTGTCGCAGGATGGAAGGGCAGGTCACGGCATATTTACATATTCGAGTCGCTGGCCAAGACGCATATGGTAGACTGAAGATCGTCGAGTCATGATCTCAGACTAACATGTGCAGGCATGCACGGCAGCAGCATTGAAGTGTGCGGGAATGAGCAGTTCTACCTGGGGAGAGATACAGCGCTCTGGTGAGAGCAGTGTACTCCTCGCTGTGATATGAGCTTGTTCTGACCTCGGCACCAGTCGTTATGCCTGGTACGAGGACCTGACTATTTCACGAGTGCATCTACGCATACACTGCATTCTTTACGATCAAGACCCGGATTCCACTATCGCCCCGTTTGTTTATGCGACCGACCTTTCAGCCAATGGTACCTATCTGAAAAGGAGTAATTTGGAATGTACCGCGTCACAAGGTCCCGGTATTCTGATGGGTCGCAATAGCACTTTCCTATTAGATGACAGAGACGAAATCAGTATCTCAGAGACCGTCACATTGATCTACCGATCCAAAAGTCCTTTGCAGCTGATGAGTCTCACGGCCTTGCAAGAAAAAGAGAGGCAGACGTTTGCATCGCGCTTTCTTGTCACTGGCCGTCTCCTCGGCGAGGGCGGGTATGGAAAGGTGCTTGTTGGCATCAACCAGAACACCCAGCGACAACTCGCATGCAAGATCATTCGAATAGACAAACTTTACAACACACTAGCTGTGCAGAACCTGCGCCTGCCCAGTGGCGGACGGCAGGAGCGTGAGCCTCAGACCAAGAAACGATGGCCCACAAGAGTCGCCAGTTGTTTCCGCGAATTTGACATACTCAAAGATCTCACTCATCCGAACACCATTGCTCTGGAAAAAGTTTTCTGGAGCCCAAGCACTATCTATATTTTCCTGGAGCTTGCTACAGGCGGTGACTTGTTCTCTTTCATCAACTTCAAGGGCGGCAAGCTTGATGACACACAGGCGGCGACTGTTGTGCATCAAATCCTCAAAGGTGTTGAGTATCTTCACGGCCAAGGTATCGCACACCGCGACCTTAAGCCTGACAACATTCTAATGACCTCGTTTGAAGAAGATGCTCGTGTCGTCATCAGTGACTTTGGCGCAGCTAGATTTCTACCTGGTGCCAAAACGCCAAGCTCATCGCAGTCCAACAAATACCAGCGAATGTTCTCTGTAGTTGGGACTTTCGAATACACCGCGCCTGAGATCTTCCGGCTGAACCGTGCCATTCCAGCTGACGGTGGTTACTCAAAGAGCGTAGACATGTGGTCTATCGGCTCTATCACGGCTATCCTGTTAACGGGTGATGCTCTCTTTATTGACCGTTCCCATCCCGAGTACCATACGAACCCTAAAGACGTAATTGTTGGTCTCGCAGCCGTCTGTGATCTGAGTGTGCTGGACGAGGACCACCATCCATGTTGGATGACAGTTGGTGGCCTCCCCAAGCATTTCATCAAGAACCTGTTAGTCTTGAAAGAGGAAGACCGGATGACTGCATCAATGGCTCTTGCACATTCCTGGTTCTCCGAGAACACCAAAAAGACGTATGCACGGACAATTGCCGCCTGGAAACCCCCCAAAAAGAACATTCAACTGGTCGAACGCATTACCAGTCCCTTGCCCGCTTCTGGTATATCCAACAAAACATCAAGCCATGTTACAACCTCGCGCCATCTTGGTGACATAGGTTCGCAGATTCGACCCCCCAACACCTCACTGCCGTCTATTATAGAGGATCATGAGCCAGCCCAGTGTGCAAGCCAAGTGAAACTTTCATCAAGCAAAGGCAAAGCTACTACACCGCATCTTCGATCAGGGGGTCAGCTCACCCATCGCGAACTGCAGCTACCTCAAACAGGCGTCATATTCGGAAGCCCTGGGCACCAAATTTCACTTTTGAAGTCAGCCACACCAGGTATGGATGTTGACGATATGGATGACGGCGAAGACTCGGACTGCTCTGGGGAGAGCTTAAATCGGGTTACGAACAATTACTCACAGCGAAGAGAGTACATACGACACTTGCAGCACCAGGAGTATCAGTCGGGGCACGGCTCAATTCAAGTACACCAAACGCCTTTTGATGAATACGTGAATTATGAGGGGCGCAGAGATGAGCACACAGTTGACGAAGTTTACTACCAGGAGGCTCAAGACCCCGAAAACGATTCAGTTTGTGTACAAGAGACGCCCCCGGAGTTGATGCGGAAGCGGGGACGCGCCTATGATCAAGCGCTGCCAGCTTACAAGCGGCGTTTCGCTATTGGTAGTTCGGGATGAATCTCGTTGAACATGCTCACGCAAAGGAAATTAATCTCTCTCACTAGGGGCTTCGATCTAGGATCATGAGCCCCGGCTAACATCCAGGGTCATTGGTATTACATCTAGCAGGTATGGCGCTAGAACGATGCAGATTTGTACATCGTAGTTTTTTACTGGGAAATGACACGTTCACAAAAATAGTGTTCATCCCATTCCGGTGGCTCTACCAGAACTCCTATTCCAAAAAAGACCGCTTTGTCGCATGCGGCATGCCATTAATGTAAGATGTGCAAGAGCAGAATCGCAAGATGGTTCCACACTAAGTGTGCAACCTGGAGTGTGAGTGTGCAGTATGCGTGCAGGAGGCAATGGCGTCAAATACACCGCATACATTTACGTAAACCCAATAGATACAGAATTCGGCATTGCACACATCTCCGTCCACCCCTTTGCATGTTTCAAATACGCCTCCCCCCGATTCGCAAACTCATTCGCCAAGACAATTTCTGCCACACTCTCCAACTACGGATGGTCCAACAACGTGCTCAAACTCAGAAGTACCTTTTCTATCGTATGATTGTGGTGCCAGTCACTCCCCAGCATCTTCCAGCTCACAGCGCCCGTTCTCCCATTCACATTTGGGCGGTAGATTTTGCTTGTGAAGTTTAGTTTTGGTGGCCCTGCGGGATAACTAATCATCGGTGAATTGGACGTGGAAGGCAAAGGTACCGCCTTCGTAGGGCGAGTTTTGCAGGCCTTGGAGAAAACCATGCCAGGTGAAGAGGTCACTGTTGAGGAGGGAGACGGTGTAGTTTGTGTGTGGGGCTTGGCGGAGACTGTGGTAGTTATTCTTTTCCAAGGCGCTTTTTCGTGGGTGTCATTGTTGGCCTGGATCAATAGTCTTCGCAAATGCCTTGTAGAGGATGCATCAAAGCTGTATCCTCTGTGCGTTTGAAGTCGCGACTTTGAGATCGGGAAATCTCCAGGCTGGTCGTGCCGAGTTGCGCTCTGGCATACGTCATGGCGATATCGCGCCTGCTTCCGGAGTTCCTCTATCTTCAGCGCTCTCTCTTCCACTAGAACCATTCATCGTCATCCATCACAAAGAGGCATACATTTTGCAGTCTTCAATTTCTTGTTGCCAAGCCAGAATAGTGTCTATCAGCTCGATTCCCTCTACGTCCCTTCACTCCCAGGGCGCACCTATCCCCACATTACACTTACAGCCAAGAGCTCTGAAGTCGCAATTTAATCTCCCGCTGTCGCAGTTATTGCAAGCCATCACGCGCACCGTCCCAGATCCCTTGCTACTTCAGTTGCTCTCTGCAGGAGGCAGCAAGTTAATCTTACATCTTAATCCCTACCAGGTTGAAAGCGCAGTCCATGCGCCTTTCTATCTTGAGTTTTGTAGTCAGCTTTTGGACTGACCCAGAATCATTCGAGCTTCACAACCGCCGCTTCATCCCGGCCGTCATCCCGGCCGCATGTCGTCCTTTCCTTTTCTGGATTCGGCACATGCACGTCCCACTATCTCTTCCATTACCCTGGGAACTGGGGCTCAGCCCCCTCTACATACATATGCGCCAATGACATGTTTCCTCTTTCCCTCTGGAATATTTGGTTCTTTCTATGTCTACAAAAAAGTGACTCAGCTTTGGGAAAGGTGGCCATGAGTGATCATTAGGGGGATTGGGATCAAACCGAATTACCAACTCGTGAAGCGATCGAGTCGGCGAAGTCGGTGACTGCGACATTCAAATGCATAGTGATTGGGCACACCTTTGGGGTCTTTGATAGGATTGAACTGCTGTGTCCGATACATAACATGTATGTTAAGCGGCCTAATCACATACGGGAATTGCTACAGGCGAGCCAAGCCCCTTTTGAATGTCAGCTTGCGCTTACTTTCTCCCGCATGGAAATCCTCATCAACGCCAGCTTTAAGAAAAATCACGTTGAATACGCTCGATCAACCTTTCATTCAGTAGATCAGGTGAGCGATGGTTTTTCGCATCGGCTGGTACTAGTTCACGAACAGCCTGAACAAACTTTCGGATGGATGGCGATCTTCTGATGTTGTGAGCATTATTGTACAACACGGTATGTGCTGCTATATAGAGATAAAATACAACCACCAAATGACCGTATGTCCCTGATTGATACTTGCGCTTGTGTTTCACTAACCTTTCAGAAAAAGCGGCAAGCTCCACAAGCTGTTCAAAGAGTAAGGATATATCTGGCCTGGCTATCATCGTGTGCATTCCAGCGACAAGAACGTCAATTATCTCTAACTACTTCCAGAAATCACACGCAGTCGGGTCATCGTTACCGCCCTTTGTAGGAATACGATGCCTTCGCGCATACGAGAATGTCGTGTTGGTACAGGGTCGTATTATCCTGGCCATATATTAATCTCGTTACAGCCCTGCTATACGACTCCGACTCCGACGAAAGCTCGTACGTACGGCATATGCCgggatttccgtcaagggCAAAACCTCTATGGCCATTGCACAGTGCCTGGTATATCAAGTGCCCATGATACCGCCCTAGCTAGAGAACAAGGCAAGCTTTGGGATCGCCGTTGGTCTCATAAAGCCTATCCACTCGTTACGAACTCTTACAGTCTTTACCTTAATATTGTGTCATTACAATAATACTGCATTACAAAAATGGCTCGCCTCCTCCACGCCGTGGCGTGTCTCTCTTTGGCATCTGGTGCCCTTTCTGCGAGTCTGTCACTGTCAAACTATGCACAACTTCGAGATCGAGCCTCTGGGGCAAGCCCTTGCGCCCAGGTTCGCGATTTGTCTGCGGCTTTCATAGCCGACCCGGCCAATGGTAACTTTTCTCCAACAGTACCGGCAGAATTGGCTTATGGTGAGAGCTTCCTACATTAGCTGCATACAAGACGTCAACTGACTTTCCTTTCCAGAATGTCTCACTTCAGTACCGTTTCGAAAGGACGTTGCCCTCACTTTGGTGGATCAGGTGGTGCTATACTCGAAGTTCGCGAGCACCGTATCCATGGCCAAGAACCCACCCCCTGAGTACCGTCAGAATGTGCAACCACCCTACGATCTTATGGCAGCTCTTGCCAACGTTCGAGGGAAAGTACTATCATCAAGTTATAAGAGTGAGTTCGAGGTAAGCTTTGTCTCCACATTACACCTGTGGTAGATATAAACTAACTTTTCAGTTTTCTATGGGCCTTGTGAACGCCATTCGAGGCATGCATGATGAGTTTTTCTCGTATGTCATGGATATCCACACAGCGTTTCTCTTTTTGCGCACAACTATGATCGTCTCGGTTTCCGTTGATGGCAAGCTCCCGGAAATCTACTCCTGGCATGATTTGGCCGACGAGAAAAACAAGACGGCCAAATACAAGCCTTCTGCTATTACACACATCAATGGTCAACCCGCCACTGCCTTTCTAGAGAAAGAGTCGAAGACTTTGTTTGCCAAGGATCCAGATGCGGCGTACAACAAAATGATGAGCAGTCTGTCTGGTACTCACACAAGTTCATTTGCGATGGCCAAGGGCGCATTTGCTGCGGGTGGAGACCTTGGAACTGACTACCCTGGTCCTACTACTACATACCGATTTGCAAACGGTACGACAACTGTTAAACAAAATCAAGCTATCGTTCTCATCCCCTTCGATGGAGTTAATGATGGAAAAAGCTTGGCCGACCTCTGGttccctcctcctcctcctccacagGATTCAACTCCGCAGAATTCAAGTGAGCAGACTCCAAGTAGGCAGAATTTTCTTCCGTCGGATGACGGACCAGTGAACCGTACCGCAATTGCAGTACCTCCAATTGGCTACCCACCGCCAGAATTCTACCTTGATACTAACGATGCCGGCGGTTACCTTCTCGGTGGTCAATACTCAGATGTTGCTGTACTTGCTATTGGTAGTATTGGTGGCAGAGGTGCGAAGGTGTTTCAAGATGCTATTTTTGATTTCATCACCAAGGTCAAGGCACAGGGAAAGAAGAAGCTCATCATCGACCTCTCTTCCAACACTGGCGGCAACGTCCCATTGGCATACGATCTATACAAGATGCTGTTTCCATCCGGAGACACCTCTGCGTTGGCAGATCGCTTCCGCGCCTTCAACATCACCGAGTTGATGGTGGAGTACTTTTCTGAACTTTCCAACGATTATCCACGTTCTGCAAACAGCGCAAACGACACTGTCGCTTATGTGAACCAGTACTTCTTATCAGATACCTTCAATAAGGATACAGATATGGATATCAACGGAAAGCCATTCAAGACTTGGCAACAGAAGTTTGGCCCAGATCTGCATCAAAATGACGACGCCTTCAGCAGCCTCTTCCGGTGGAATTTCAGCGATCCGGATGTAGCATACTTCTCTGCAAATGCCAGTATCCACGGCTTCGGATCACTGGCAGCCTATGTCCACGCTCAACAGCCATTCAAACCCAGTGATATCATTATCGTCTCGGACGGCCAGGTCGGGGGAGCAACCGCTGTGTTCACTGAGCTCATGCGAAAGCAGGGTGCCAAGTTTGTTTCTATTGGAGGCCGCTCACATCGGGGGAAGATGCAAGTCGTTGGCAATACTGCATCAACAGGCGTGCTCAACGCCGCATACATCTCGGCCACAGCCACGACACTCATGCGTACTCTTTCCGACGATAACGAAGCCGCTCGACTCAACAGAACCGATATGAACCAATTCTATGATACGACCTTGTTCGATCGATTGTCGCCAGGCAACTTTATGGGTGTCCCTTATCGTAATGGGTATCGCGTGAACGACAAGTCAAACATTCCCATACATTTCAAGTATACGCCTGCAGAATGCCGTATGTTCTACACAAAGGCGATGGCTCTAGATATGTCTGCTGTTTGGGAGGCTGTTGCTGACTCTGCCTGGGGCACCAAGTGCCACTGTGTTGATGGTTCTCTTCGGAGTCCAGGCCAGAAATCAAGCCTactgtcggatcgtgagtatcagtagagacgtcggctgcttgacacttcggcccgacttcggcccaccttgcgcagagcttaggtataccttcgtagcagctatgttcgtagacaatcaacaagaacaatcaccgaacagaatgcattactagttatcgttatttccctttacgcacttagtgcaaagccaaccaacaccTACATAAGCGCGAGCTTAATACTGTAGAGTTGGCGCACACCGAAAAGATTCAGGCTTGGAAGAACGGTCCTGTGCCGGGCAACTTCGTCACTGCTATGAATGCAAAGGTGGCTGTCGGGGGTAGACTTCCAAACCTTCAGACCATTGGTGGGCTTTAGAACCAACTACCCGAGGAATCCAGCGAGTCATTCTTTTTTTCGTACCTTGCTTCGTGTGTTGCTTTGTCGACACTGCCGCTACGCCATTCAAGCTGCTTTCTTCGACGGAACCGTCTTTTGGGGGGAGGAAACAGTTGTAATTGTTAGTGTAGGAAATATAAACTTCTTTCGCAAATCCGTTGGACTTACACTCTGTTCTCCTGTCAGAGATTATCCCTTGAAAACTTATCATGAAACGCTCTGCTTCTCTTTACTTGACAACAGTGTAAGCATCGGATAGAATGACAGCTCCGCCACCTGCTCCTCCATTCCCATTCGGCTTCAGCACTTCGTACAAGCAGAAAATCGCCGTTTAAGCGGTATGGTATCCTGCCGTGACCTGTGCCGTAAACGTATACCTATGATCTCAGGCCACTGTCGGCGCCGAACTGTGAGTTGAGGAAGCTGTTGAGGGCATGCAAGGACAGGCAGGGATGGGCCGGGGATCGCTCGCGTTCCAATTGCAATAGGATACAAGGCTATTCAGCTTGCTCTCAGCACGTTTAAAGCGTTGGATTTTTTGGACTTGACTACAATATCGCAGTCTATACCCTAATTACGAACCCAAGACAGAGCCCGGGTCGGTTGTAGCTATATGTACTATTAAGACTACAGTGTACAAGGGAGTGAGGACAGAAGCCGCCCATAAGACTCAGCATGCTATGCCATAACAAGACAAACTCCATTTCGAAGGAAATGACACTGAAATCCCACATTCTTCGATCATGCAAAAGCCGTCTTCGTCATGTACGTTCTTTGATGCAACCATAACTCCTTGCCCACCCTCTATAGCCATACTGTTTTCCTTTCGTTCCACTCATCTTCTCACATGGAGTTTTTCATGTACTAGAGAACGCCAGTCTATTTTTACTCTTCGGTTGGCGAGTGCTTTGTTTCATATGCGGTCTTTGCCGTGCTTGTCAAAGCTTCTAGTTCTCCGCTGGTCTCGCACATGGATCGGAAAGAGCCATCTGCTATGCGGATGAGGTCGTACGGGTGGCCGTATTCCAGAATCTCGCCCTTATCCAAGACGAGAACCTTGTCGTAGTCGATGATTGTTTGGAGACGATGCGCTATCGTAATGGTCGTGTTCTTGATCTGACGGATAGTTTCTTGAATCTTGGCGTCGGTGGCGTAGTCGATGGAAGCGGTGGCTTCATCCATGAGCAAGACCTTGGGGGCCTTGAGGAGGGCTCGTGCGAGGCAGAGAAGTTGTCGTTGACCTTGCGACAGGTTGGATCCCGATTCGGAGACTGGCGAGTTGAGGTTCTTGAATGGGTTCTTGTTGTCCGTCTCCATcgctgctgccgctgctgcaTCGTCACGGCCCGCGACATGCCCATTAGGCATCACTACGATAGTGTCGTCCTGTGTCTCGCCGCGGTCCCAATCGCACTTTGCCAAGATAGACCCAGGGTTTGTCGTTGCAGCTGAGTAGCTTGAGTTCACTTCGGTCGTCACGGCGCCCGTTGGAGGAATAGGAATCTCGATAGCGCGACGTGGGGTAGCTTCTTCCGTGGGTGTAGCGATACCAGATGTCGGCCGGGATAGAGTCGAGATAAGGTTGACCTCACGGAGCGCAGTATATATCTCCTCATCTGTGAAGATGGAAAAGGGATCGAGGTTGCTTCGAATAGTGCCCGTGAATAGTGTCGGATCTGGAAGTGTTAGTAGCTGCTCGTGTATAGGATGCGGAAAGTATGCTTACCTTGCGGTACCATAACCACATTCTCCCGCAGATCATGGAGGCCGATCAAACCAATGTCGATATCGTCGATCAAAATCTTGCCCTGTTCGGCCTCTAGAGCTCGGAACAATGCAAGCGCCATTGAACTCTTGCCCGCACCTGTTCTTCCAACGACACCCACTTTCTCTCCGGGTAGAATCTTGAACGTCAGGTGCTTCAGTACGAGATCGAAATCGGCCCTGTATCGCGTGCTGTAGTTGATAAACTCCACCGACCCCTTACTCGGCCAGTTGGAGGGCGGCCGGTTTGCAGGGATGACAGATGGTGCTTCCTGGTCGACATCGAGATACTCCTTAACACGCTCGACAGAGTTCATATTTTGCTCGTTGGCAGAGTAGAGTCGGACAAACCACAAAACGTTCTCGGTAAAAGTGACAGCGTAAGTTAGTGCAAGACCAGCGGCGCCTGCATCGATGCGTCCAACGCTTAGCACAACGAAAGCTCCAGAAAAGAATGCTACCATAGCGCCAACAACATCTACTCGGAAGGCGAGCCACCTGTTAGCTGCCCAAAGGTAGATGAAGGGCCGATGTTGGGTGTTGATCTTGTTCAAGTTCTCGCGAATGAAGCGTCGCTCGTCGCCATAGGCTCGGATAGTTGTCATACCGGACAGTGTTTCGCCAAACTGTTGATACAATGGGCTTCGGTGGACAGACTCCAAGCGCTTGAGGTCGCGCGAGGAGTTGATGTAGAAGCGGCCGATGAGGAAGTAGATGATGGATATGAAAAAGGCGGCAATTAAAAATTCAGGTGTAATGACCGAGATAAGAATAACGATCGTAATAATGGAGGCGAAGCAGTGGACGACACCTATGGCGACCGGTGCTACTTCCTGGTCAACAGCCTCGATATCCTTGGAGAACCGGTTCATGAGCTGACCGAGAGGGGTTTGATCGAAGAAGCGGAATTTGGCATGCGTAACTTTCTGGATGAGCCTCTCATGCACGCGTCGGGATGCGGCAAGGGATCCTCCGAAAAGGAAGCCTTCTCGTAGGAAAGTAATCAACATGAAGATCAGTCCAAGCACAGCGTATACGACAAGGAAGTAGACCGAGTTGACGTCCGATTCAGAAGCTCCAAAGGTCGTTTGCATGGGGCTGTAAGAAAATGACTGTTGTTCTTGTTGTGCAAAGAACGGGAAATTCCAGCTGCAAGTGGCGCTATTCAGGCAAGTTCCCATTCCGCTCAGAGTTGGAACATGCGTGACCGGAGACCGATGGTGGCTACCCATCGCAGCATAACCCTTGTCTGCGTATGCGTTTGCC from Pyrenophora tritici-repentis strain M4 chromosome 1, whole genome shotgun sequence encodes the following:
- a CDS encoding pheromone B alpha 2 receptor, with product MGTDVVDVDVYVQSGVINAPLYTSAVVFPVLAFISWTICIPPMAWHFQQSNVAMGSFILWIILLNFFNSINPLIWPRDNLIDWWDGSVWCDIQVRLQVSCGVGLAVSSALIVRKLARVMDTSNIIVSSSRTSKTKERIWEAVWCWGAPLLLMVLYYVIQPTRYMIYGIVGCIATYDTSWPSIVIIFIWAPIAMCVAAYWAALLVYRLYRYRRDFHRLVTARNTTASRFVRLFILSMVVILIYLVYSFYLLVQVCLVVNDPYSWSTIHDPARFNTIIRVPMYGKVQMDKWIQIVTGFVIFALFGTGVDAHNLYKRMLVSVGAGKIWPSLYEESQHGSRTPSILIAARSWTENVSTKAKSMLSSSSKIDETRDTFSTSTRNGSIALDAISHLQNTTTEDTLVRLKQKDPASSTGRRSFFKRWFATPYLNSPILPLFSHRHFTTITGPDASRSPAAAASSSSPGVHTQAWAAQGTSSGGRASVGSGVHVFQEVHQARHERWEREKDGSSIAALV
- a CDS encoding SPS1, Serine-threonine protein kinase — translated: MHGSSIEVCGNEQFYLGRDTALCRYAWYEDLTISRVHLRIHCILYDQDPDSTIAPFVYATDLSANGTYLKRSNLECTASQGPGILMGRNSTFLLDDRDEISISETVTLIYRSKSPLQLMSLTALQEKERQTFASRFLVTGRLLGEGGYGKVLVGINQNTQRQLACKIIRIDKLYNTLAVQNLRLPSGGRQEREPQTKKRWPTRVASCFREFDILKDLTHPNTIALEKVFWSPSTIYIFLELATGGDLFSFINFKGGKLDDTQAATVVHQILKGVEYLHGQGIAHRDLKPDNILMTSFEEDARVVISDFGAARFLPGAKTPSSSQSNKYQRMFSVVGTFEYTAPEIFRLNRAIPADGGYSKSVDMWSIGSITAILLTGDALFIDRSHPEYHTNPKDVIVGLAAVCDLSVLDEDHHPCWMTVGGLPKHFIKNLLVLKEEDRMTASMALAHSWFSENTKKTYARTIAAWKPPKKNIQLVERITSPLPASGISNKTSSHVTTSRHLGDIGSQIRPPNTSLPSIIEDHEPAQCASQVKLSSSKGKATTPHLRSGGQLTHRELQLPQTGVIFGSPGHQISLLKSATPGMDVDDMDDGEDSDCSGESLNRVTNNYSQRREYIRHLQHQEYQSGHGSIQVHQTPFDEYVNYEGRRDEHTVDEVYYQEAQDPENDSVCVQETPPELMRKRGRAYDQALPAYKRRFAIGSSG